The following DNA comes from Flavobacteriales bacterium.
TGTAATATTTCCAGTAGATACCTGCGCTGAAATATTTCCCGTCGATTTTTTCATAATCACCTTTTGAACTTCCTACATCCAGGCGTTTTTGCAATGAACCCATCGTAGCGTTGAGTCCCCAGGTACGATAAAAATCAAATTTCCCTTTGTGTTTGTGATTCATTAATCCGAGTCCAATATAATTCCCCGCGTATTTTATCACCCGGGTGTACGAACCGCCACCTAAAATACCTTCGGCAGTTGCGCCACGGTGTGAAAAGGAAACATCGAGACCGGTTTTTTTACTCAGATATAATCCTCCGTATACACCAATCCCTTTATTCCAATGCATATTATTCATTAATGGATCCAGCATTACGGTGCTTCCATCAGGAGCTGTTTTAGAAGTGTTGGAATTGTATCCTTCAATCCATTTGTTTACACCGCGAAATCCGCCCCAGGCAATATCGTAACCGAGTCCGGCAAACATCGGCTGGAAGGCTTTCATGTTTTTGTAAGAGGTGCCTTCGGGAACACCATTCCAATCGGAAATGGCAGTCACATAAGGCGCCAGTTTATTATAGGTTGGTTCCGAAACGTACCACATTACTTCACGCACCCATTCATCTTTCATCCAGTTTAAACCACGGATTACTTTATTGGCCACCATGGCATCGATGGTTTTACCGGCATGATCGCGCGGAATTGAGGTAATGATGTTCATGAAAACATCCTTATTGTTTTCATCGATGAACTGACCCAAATACATTCCCAATTCCGAAGGAGACATGTTCTTGGCGGCTTTTACGCCCTCGTTTTTGGGATCGATACCAGGTTCGTTGTGCGGACTGTACCTTGAGCGGAATTCGCTGTAGGTCATTTGCGCCATACTGCTGCCTGCCATTACAAAAAAGAGCAGGAACAAGAGCGACTTGATGGGTGTTGAGCTGTTGAGTTTCATTTGAAGCTTAATTTTTATCAAAGGTGCAATCACTTCGTGATGAAGACACTACGTTAAACTTCGTATTTCTTAAAAAAAGCACCTAAAAACTTGCGTCACATGTGATTCAAATCCGTATTTTACCGTAGTAATTATGAAAAACAAAAGCATATGAAAATTGGAGTTATCGGCAGCGGAGTAGTGGCACAGGTACTGGCCAAAGGATTTTTCCGCGAAGGATATGATGTAATGATCGGTTCGCGCGATCCGAAAAAACTGGAAGCCTGGTTGCGGAACAATGAAGGAATCAAATCCGGATCCTTTGCCGATACTGCAGCATTTGGAGAATTAATTGTATTGGCCGTTAAAGGAACCATTGCCGATAAGGCACTCGAATTATGCGGAAGAGAAGAAATAAAAGGGAAGATTATTATCGATACCACCAATCCCATTGCCGAAGAAGCACCGGAAAACGGAGTGTTGAAATTTTTTACGGGTCCCAATTCTTCACTTATGGAAAAACTGCAACAGGATTTTCCCGATGCACGATTTGTAAAAGCATTTAATTCCATTGGAAATGCGCACATGGTTCATCCGAAATTCGGTAATGAAAAACTGAGTATGTTTTATTGCGGCAATGATGAAAATGCAAAAAAAGTAGTGAAGGATATTTTATATCAATTCGGATTTCAACCGGTGGATATGGGTATGGCCACCTCGGCTCGTGCCATTGAACCACTTTGTATGTTGTGGTGCATTCCCGGAATCCGCGATGGAAAATGGAATCACGGTTTCCGAATGGTTGGTGCTTAAATCACCTAATGCTTTATTTCTGTAACACGTTTTAATTTTGATACCAATTTAATTTTTGCATGGATCCTTTTGTATATATGCTCGATCGTGAAGCGGTTGGATTAGTGATTAACCAATTGTTTTTTTCGCTCGATAACAAGGAGTGGATAACGCTTAAAGAATGCTTCGCTAAAGAAGTGGTTTTCGATATCAGTTCACTGGTAGGTGGCGAACAACATCGTTTAAATGCCGACCAGATTGCTCATTTATGGAGCAATAGTTTAAAAGAAGTGGATGCGTTGCAACATCAGATCAGTAACATGACCATCTTCGTGCAAAATGAAAGAGCTACTTCTCATTTTTACTGCAATGAAATGCATCATTCCAAATCCGGAGCAAAAGGAGGAACACTCACCCTGGTGGGAACCTATGATATTCACCTGGTGAAAGAAAATGGCGTTTGGAAAATTTCCTTGTTCCGTTATCACCATAAATTTTTACGCGTATAAATTTTTCTTGCAATGAAATATTTTCTGATTTCGCTTTTCTCCTTTTTTTCATGTTCACTTTTTGCCCAACATCAGGCTGTTTTGATTGGTAAGTGGCATGGCTTATTGGATGTAGGCATGATGGAACTGCGTGTCGATTTCAATTT
Coding sequences within:
- a CDS encoding NAD(P)-binding domain-containing protein, translating into MKIGVIGSGVVAQVLAKGFFREGYDVMIGSRDPKKLEAWLRNNEGIKSGSFADTAAFGELIVLAVKGTIADKALELCGREEIKGKIIIDTTNPIAEEAPENGVLKFFTGPNSSLMEKLQQDFPDARFVKAFNSIGNAHMVHPKFGNEKLSMFYCGNDENAKKVVKDILYQFGFQPVDMGMATSARAIEPLCMLWCIPGIRDGKWNHGFRMVGA
- a CDS encoding nuclear transport factor 2 family protein, which encodes MDPFVYMLDREAVGLVINQLFFSLDNKEWITLKECFAKEVVFDISSLVGGEQHRLNADQIAHLWSNSLKEVDALQHQISNMTIFVQNERATSHFYCNEMHHSKSGAKGGTLTLVGTYDIHLVKENGVWKISLFRYHHKFLRV